The following coding sequences lie in one Rickettsiella endosymbiont of Rhagonycha lignosa genomic window:
- the mnmE gene encoding tRNA uridine-5-carboxymethylaminomethyl(34) synthesis GTPase MnmE yields MNNFEATLNSDNETIVALATPHGRGGVAVIRVSGSNIQHIAIQLLGRVPKKRYAEYLSFLSEDGSVIDQGLALHFPAPHSFTGEDVLELQGHGGPVIVNCLLKRVIELGARLARPGEFTERAFLNAKLDLVQAEAISDLIEAESEQAARAAMRSLQGDFSQRINQMRDILIDLRTWLEAAIDFSDENIDFLKNNEVVNKLHSILNNIREIKKLAEQGTLLQEGLSLAIVGPPNAGKSSLLNKLSAQESSIVTSFPGTTRDVIREKIQIEGLILNVVDTAGLRITSDEIEKEGIKRTLAEIVKADLILWVVDHETTSIGDLKFWKEQQIFFNDFFMDKRIVIIRNKIDLKQEKANINKEMGFDVIKLSAKTGEGLTLLFNYLKKCAGYMISTEGNFSARRRHLEALTNTEIALNNGLVKLKEKQFPELLAEDLLIGQNFLGEITGQFTTNDLLGKIFSSFCIGK; encoded by the coding sequence GTGAATAATTTTGAAGCAACTTTAAATAGTGACAACGAAACTATTGTAGCTCTTGCTACCCCTCATGGTAGAGGGGGGGTAGCTGTCATTCGTGTTTCAGGTTCCAATATTCAACATATCGCTATTCAACTATTGGGTCGAGTACCTAAAAAGAGATATGCGGAGTATCTTTCGTTTTTATCAGAAGATGGAAGTGTTATTGACCAAGGTCTCGCTTTACATTTTCCTGCCCCGCATTCATTTACTGGCGAAGATGTTCTTGAGCTACAAGGTCATGGAGGGCCTGTTATTGTAAATTGCCTTTTGAAGCGTGTAATTGAGCTAGGGGCTCGATTGGCTAGACCAGGTGAATTCACCGAGCGAGCATTTTTAAACGCAAAACTCGACCTTGTGCAAGCAGAGGCTATTTCAGATTTAATTGAAGCAGAGTCAGAGCAAGCTGCACGTGCAGCTATGCGTTCACTACAAGGAGATTTTTCGCAGCGTATTAATCAGATGAGAGACATCTTAATAGACTTAAGAACATGGTTAGAAGCTGCGATAGACTTTTCTGATGAAAATATAGATTTTTTAAAAAATAACGAAGTTGTAAATAAATTACATTCTATTCTTAATAATATTCGAGAAATAAAAAAATTAGCTGAACAAGGTACTTTGTTGCAAGAAGGGTTAAGCTTGGCTATTGTTGGGCCACCCAATGCAGGAAAATCAAGTTTATTAAATAAATTAAGTGCACAAGAATCCTCAATTGTAACTTCTTTTCCAGGCACAACTCGCGATGTTATTAGGGAAAAAATTCAAATTGAAGGTTTAATATTAAATGTCGTTGATACTGCCGGGTTAAGAATTACCAGTGACGAAATTGAAAAAGAAGGTATTAAAAGAACACTCGCTGAAATAGTAAAAGCAGATTTAATTTTATGGGTTGTTGATCACGAGACAACATCAATTGGAGATTTAAAATTTTGGAAAGAACAGCAGATTTTTTTTAATGATTTTTTTATGGATAAACGAATAGTTATTATAAGAAATAAAATTGATCTTAAGCAAGAAAAAGCTAATATAAATAAAGAAATGGGTTTTGATGTAATTAAATTATCCGCAAAAACAGGTGAAGGTTTAACATTGCTGTTTAATTATTTAAAAAAATGCGCAGGCTATATGATCTCGACTGAAGGTAATTTTAGTGCTAGACGTAGACATTTAGAAGCTTTAACTAATACCGAAATTGCCCTAAACAATGGATTAGTAAAATTAAAAGAAAAACAATTTCCTGAATTACTTGCTGAAGATTTATTAATAGGACAAAATTTTTTAGGAGAGATTACTGGTCAGTTTACGACAAATGATCTATTAGGAAAAATTTTCTCAAGTTTTTGTATCGGTAAATAA